One Clupea harengus chromosome 11, Ch_v2.0.2, whole genome shotgun sequence DNA window includes the following coding sequences:
- the LOC105906721 gene encoding uncharacterized protein LOC105906721: MSRMGTLFLTIFLGVSGFTVVALPQARNLALYGRATQSDLVENPSSGYSDAHNAIDGNRDPNFPHGSCTATDAQTNPWWRVDLLRQYTITSVAITNRGDYAPERINGAEIHIGSSLLDNGNHNRLAGVISSIPAGRTLTFTWDKGVEGRYVNVFLPGNNKLLTLCEVEVYGYPAPDGENVALRGKATQSDLHSNGFAYNAIDGNRDGIWGHGSCTHTEAHVNPWWRVDLLQKYKVFSVIITNRKDGTPSRLNGAEIRIGNSLNNNGINNPRCAVISSIPAGFSETFECYGMEGRYVTVVIPGRADYLILCEVEVYGSPLD, from the exons ATGTCAAG AATGGGGACACTTTTCCTGACGATCTTCCTTGGTGTGTCAGGATTCACAGTTGTGGCGCTACCTCAAG CTAGAAATTTAGCATTGTATGGAAGGGCCACCCAGTCAgacctggttgaaaacccctcaTCAGGGTACAGTGATGCCCACAATGCCATAGATGGAAATCGTGACCCAAATTTTCCTCATGGATCTTGCACTGCTACTGATGCACAGACTAATCCCTGGTGGAGGGTTGATCTACTGAGGCAGTACACTATTACTTCAGTGGCCATCACCAACAGAGGAGACTACGCCCCTGAGAGAATCAACGGAGCTGAGATTCACATTGGCAGCTCCCTGCTGGACAATGGCAATCACAATCGACT GGCAGGGGTTATATCGTCTATCCCAGCTGGAAGAACCCTCACCTTCACCTGGGATAAAGGGGTGGAGGGCCGCtatgttaatgtttttttgccTGGAAACAACAAGCTTTTGACACTTTGTGAGGTGGAGGTGTATGGCTATCCAGCACCAGATG GTGAGAATGTGGCTTTAAGAGGGAAAGCAACTCAGTCAGACCTTCATAGCAATGGATTCGCATACAATGCCATTGATGGGAATCGTGACGGAATATGGGGGCATGGTTCCTGTACTCACACAGAAGCTCATGTCAACCCTTGGTGGAGAGTGGATTTGCTCCAAAAATATAAAGTCTTCTCTGTGATAATCACCAACAGGAAGGATGGTACTCCCAGTAGACTGAATGGAGCTGAAATCAGAATTGGAAATTCTTTGAACAACAATGGCATCAACAACCCCAG GTGTGCCGTAATCTCCTCTATTCCTGCTGGGTTTTCCGAGACCTTTGAGTGTTATGGGATGGAGGGACGCTATGTTACCGTGGTGATTCCTGGACGTGCAGACTATCTTATACTCTGTGAAGTGGAGGTATATGGATCACCGCTGGACTAA